Genomic window (Nilaparvata lugens isolate BPH chromosome 7, ASM1435652v1, whole genome shotgun sequence):
GAACAGCTGATGACGTCACAAACCGACCCACTGACCCTGCCTAGGCCGGGGGGGTGGTGGAGACGACCTTGGGGGGAGGGGAGGGGgaagaaaacagctgatttcaaTCGCAAATccccctttttatactactgaTAAAGATGTGGGAGGATATAGTAGCTGGCAGTGCTCCGTACTGAGTCCTAGGGGaggaatttgattttttttcatcttGTAGCACGTGTGACTCTCACTCGCacgagcctggaacagagagagatgTAAACAGATGTAATGCGagcaaaattatcatttacatcagagTCATATTTGGGTGTACTACATACCGTACTCCACTTCACTATCATATGAGATGAgtttgtcatcatcatcaacctCGTCCTTATTCATCCTCCCAGATAGCCCACCAGCACATGGGCGTATCCTCAACTACTGGCAACAGAAAGCTGCCCTCGCTGCCAATGCATCCGCTGCTGCACCTGCTCCTTCTCTGCTCACCGTGGAACCGCCATCGCCAGGGGAGATCCTGCTGGGTGACAGTCCAGTTCAACACTTGGCTCCAACTGCTACCTGGGCACCGCGACGTGCGGTGCTAACAACTCTGAGCAGCAACAACATGAAGCAGAAGCAGGGGAAGAGGAGGTTGGTGTTTGACAAGGCTGAGGTTAGCAGGGATGAGGACAAGACAATCTTctcacaaacaaaggttagtttcaactaatattattaacttgtatgtgtacaaattttatataaaatgatcgatcatttgaaaaaaaaatctgtacacatacaagtcttggattattattatttgatagcaatatttattatagaattattgtttgaagtaatcgctcatgcataaattatttgatagcaaggaaatattatttgaagtgataagagatacaattgaattacaagatattattgttcaaagtaatcactcatgcataaattatttgatagcaaggaaatattatttgaagtgattagagatacaattgagTTACAAGATACtattgttaaaagtaatcgctcatgcataaattatttgatagcaaggaaatattatttgaagtgattagagatacaattgagTTACAAGATACtattgttaaaagtaatcgctcatgcataaattatttgatagcaaggaaatattatttgaactgattagagatacaattgaattacaagatattagtgttaaaagtaatcgctcatgcataaattatttgattgcaaggaaatattatttgaactgattagagatacaattgaattacaagatattagtgttGGCGGATTCTGCAATACATAAGTTATTACTCACTTTGAGATTGTGTAGtgaatctattgatcaagttctctagtatgatttgacgaatctgatttgatgataatctgaaacaaacaaataagacactaataaaaaatttttcaacagaaacgtgctgCAGTGGAGAAAGGAGAAAGGGTCATCATTTGTCCCCCTGATGAAGGAAGTGCAGAgggcagaggaggaggaggaggatgagagggGGGAGATGGACTTTGTTCAACTCATCAATCAGCCTGCACCCAAACCCTGGGTGCCACTGAGAGAGTTGAAAGAGGATGTACCCTACCCCATCATCAGTGCGAGGGAGCATACCAATAAACTTGGACAACgtgttattttgaaaattagcaATGTAGGAAGCAAATCGGTGTGTGAGGTATATTTACCACAatgatttgcttcctgcattagcgcagaaaaaattgtagaattcaataaaaGTTGTAAAAATTTGGTAATGGTAGTATCACATAAGTCGGGGAATTGgactgatataaaaattgttaagcattaacaatttttatatctatacaatTCGTCGACTTATGTGTTATGAATTGTATAGATGTGTGTGTGTTAAAGTAGTATTAGTAGTAGTGAATAAATTGTgtacatatttttatgaaaaaattgttttcaattcttacctgttcacacttgttgttgttgataagttcacaatgaatagtagaaacacagacAGAAGAATGGTTCACCTTTCACCTCGCACACTGTTGTGACTGATATGTAAATAAGCTGGGCTCCCCTTCTATAGTTTGTTGCGAGCATGCACAGCGCCAAGCATCTttactacacacacacacacacacacacacacacacacacacaccacacacacacacacacacaccacacacaccacacacacacacacacaccacacacacacacacacacacacacacacacacacacacacacacacacacacacacacacacacacacacacacacacaccaccacacacacacaccacacacacacacacacacacacacacacacaccacacacacacacacacacacacacacacaacacacacacacacacacacacacacacacacacacacacagccaaGTGGCTTCGGTGAGTTGATGCATCACTCTCtcccacatctgttttggcacaCGTTCCTACAGATATGGGCGGGTGCGATGACATCATTTCCAcctttcaaattgcattcacctttccagatttgttattttttttgaaattgaaactttttttttgaaattgaaattgaaatttattgccaaaacgaaattacaatattacaatatattaagTTACAAAGTGTTAACCAAATAAGCAAAACTTTAACTTAATTATTAGATCAAAActtatttatctttattttgacGACTGCTGGCATAAGTAAGAACTTGAGAGCCAGCAGTGAGTTTACATTATTAGATTTAACAAGTTTAGCGCTTAACTAAAATTTGTAGAATACTTattctatttggctttttaaataattatatatatatatgattgaaCATCATCAAAACTTACAAATAACTAAAGAATACTTAAGAGTAATTAAATCTATTGTAGTGTTAATTCAAAAAAGAAATTCCTGTTTATCCACTATTCCacagttttgtgatatttacCAGTTGGTTTTTCTatcatgaaatttgatgaaactaAGTTGATGAAAAGATTACAGTAATAAAAGAATTGATGCCTACATGTAGTGAGCTTGATCAAATGCATATTGTATCTATTGAAATGATTTACTCGCATATTGTAAGGGGTAGTGCGAGCTGAAAATAGAGAGTGATTCTTGTTCATGTAGAGTATTATGGTTTTCATGAACGTTTGCCTCAATGTTGGTACATcaagttcaataaaaatatctcgGCTTGGGTACAAACGTGGTCTCCCTAGagctgc
Coding sequences:
- the LOC120352384 gene encoding uncharacterized protein LOC120352384, translating into MSLSSSSTSSLFILPDSPPAHGRILNYWQQKAALAANASAAAPAPSLLTVEPPSPGEILLGDSPVQHLAPTATWAPRRAVLTTLSSNNMKQKQGKRRLVFDKAEVSRDEDKTIFSQTKKRAAVEKGERVIICPPDEGSAEGRGGGGG